The following are encoded together in the Pleurocapsa sp. FMAR1 genome:
- a CDS encoding ABC transporter permease, with translation MVTSPPELIIEAGRTERQYWQDLWRYRELFYFLAWRDILVRYKQTMIGMAWALIRPFLTMVVFTVVFGKIAKLPTEGDAPYPILVFAAMLPWQFFANSLAECSNSLIGNANLISKVYFPRLIVPTSAVVVSFVDFLVSGIILLGLMAWYDFVPSWRILTLPLFIAIAFAASMGAGLWLASLNVQYRDFRYIVPFIVQFGLYISPVGFSSNVVPQQWRLLYSLNPIVGVIDGFRWAILGGESNLYLPGFLLSLGFVAVFFFSGIWYFRKMERTFADVI, from the coding sequence ATGGTTACAAGTCCTCCCGAATTAATTATTGAAGCTGGTCGTACAGAACGTCAGTATTGGCAAGACTTATGGCGATATCGTGAATTGTTTTATTTTTTGGCTTGGCGGGATATTTTAGTCCGTTACAAACAAACTATGATTGGTATGGCTTGGGCATTGATTCGACCCTTTCTAACAATGGTTGTCTTTACTGTGGTTTTTGGAAAAATAGCAAAATTACCAACCGAAGGAGATGCACCCTATCCAATCTTAGTTTTTGCAGCTATGCTTCCCTGGCAGTTTTTTGCTAACTCTTTAGCTGAATGTAGTAATAGTTTGATTGGTAACGCTAATCTTATTTCTAAAGTCTATTTCCCCAGACTTATTGTGCCGACAAGTGCAGTAGTAGTTAGCTTTGTAGACTTTTTAGTTTCAGGGATAATTCTACTGGGTTTAATGGCTTGGTATGATTTTGTTCCTAGCTGGCGTATTCTTACTTTACCTTTGTTTATTGCGATCGCTTTTGCTGCATCTATGGGTGCAGGATTGTGGCTGGCATCTTTAAATGTACAATACCGTGACTTTCGTTATATTGTTCCTTTTATCGTTCAATTTGGTCTGTATATTTCTCCTGTAGGCTTTAGCAGTAATGTTGTTCCCCAACAGTGGCGGTTACTGTATTCTCTTAATCCAATAGTAGGAGTGATTGATGGTTTTCGCTGGGCAATTCTTGGCGGTGAATCTAACCTATATCTTCCAGGATTTTTGCTTTCCCTGGGATTTGTAGCAGTATTTTTCTTTAGCGGTATTTGGTATTTCCGCAAAATGGAACGCACCTTTGCAGACGTTATTTAA
- the crtA gene encoding cyanoexosortase A, translating into MYSKKISKYHKFWLFSSLVGIAILYLNLTWKTTGDIDQLTTDGLYWGAIFWLLWRKKDDLDDRSDLLSSFIGLLSLGLILSKVFSLFWFESILLPILPISAAIALGLMASGLKGLGQYFQELFFAWFLFFPTGVIGFFIDGVVHITVLNAKLASYFLYYIGFNVASQGNQILLSLPESGNVEAIVDYPCAGVPMILLMLKLSLLLVGLITLSIKQKILIPMFSIGLGFFLGVIRVCILTLSIPNPTQFDYWHGAQGSQIFSTLAIVIFAGFCYWFLETKQGQVIRDKG; encoded by the coding sequence ATGTATTCTAAAAAAATCAGCAAGTATCATAAATTCTGGTTATTTTCTAGTTTAGTTGGCATAGCTATTCTCTATCTCAACCTGACTTGGAAAACCACAGGTGATATTGACCAATTGACTACAGACGGTTTGTATTGGGGAGCAATTTTTTGGCTACTGTGGCGCAAAAAAGATGATTTAGATGATCGTAGCGATCTTTTATCTAGTTTTATTGGTTTACTGTCATTAGGTTTAATTTTATCTAAAGTTTTTTCGCTTTTTTGGTTTGAATCAATATTATTACCCATATTACCCATAAGTGCTGCGATCGCTTTAGGTTTAATGGCTTCGGGATTAAAGGGCTTGGGTCAATATTTTCAGGAGTTATTTTTTGCCTGGTTTTTGTTTTTTCCCACGGGAGTCATCGGCTTTTTTATTGATGGTGTTGTTCACATTACCGTTCTCAATGCTAAGTTGGCTAGCTATTTTTTATACTATATTGGGTTTAACGTAGCTAGCCAAGGTAATCAAATCTTATTATCGTTGCCTGAGTCAGGAAATGTTGAGGCGATCGTCGATTATCCTTGTGCAGGAGTACCAATGATTTTGCTGATGCTAAAGCTGTCACTGTTGCTAGTAGGTTTGATAACTTTATCAATCAAGCAAAAAATACTTATTCCCATGTTTTCAATTGGCTTAGGCTTTTTTCTGGGAGTAATTAGAGTTTGCATTTTGACATTATCAATACCCAACCCAACACAGTTTGATTATTGGCATGGGGCGCAGGGTTCGCAAATATTCTCTACTTTGGCAATTGTGATTTTTGCGGGCTTTTGTTATTGGTTTTTGGAAACGAAGCAAGGGCAAGTAATAAGGGATAAGGGATAA
- a CDS encoding nucleotidyltransferase family protein — MKTTIPLSLKSQLELEQRRQQALVAAEKCMQVLQNDFGATEVILCGSLAGESPWHWHSDIDIAVRGMSKDAVWDAYSVLEDIVPYWLKVDLIPLEFAPKYLVNRILKIIPMPDNKYLALKYRIEDELIVLENNVKALQEALEQANTVPEIFVAPTLASFIADFYTGCEKISERVAVYLDGGLPTSKDWHQELLKQVAEPGGNNRPPLWSGALLLELDEYRKFRHLERHIYKIELKPDRVIILAENVEPVFNKIKSAVGIFFQWLEQQVEIGKDLN; from the coding sequence ATGAAAACAACCATTCCTTTATCGTTAAAATCTCAACTAGAGCTTGAACAAAGACGACAACAAGCCTTAGTGGCAGCAGAGAAATGTATGCAGGTTTTGCAAAATGACTTTGGCGCAACTGAAGTTATCTTGTGTGGTTCTTTAGCAGGAGAAAGTCCTTGGCATTGGCATTCCGACATAGATATTGCAGTTAGAGGAATGAGTAAAGATGCGGTTTGGGATGCTTATTCGGTATTAGAAGATATTGTTCCTTACTGGTTAAAAGTAGATTTAATTCCTCTAGAATTTGCACCTAAATATCTGGTTAATCGTATTCTGAAAATAATACCTATGCCTGACAACAAATATCTTGCTTTAAAATATCGTATCGAAGACGAACTAATTGTTCTAGAAAACAATGTCAAAGCATTACAGGAAGCATTAGAACAAGCAAATACAGTTCCTGAGATTTTTGTCGCTCCTACTTTAGCCAGTTTTATTGCTGACTTTTATACTGGATGTGAAAAAATCAGCGAAAGAGTTGCTGTTTATTTAGATGGCGGTTTACCGACAAGTAAAGATTGGCATCAAGAATTATTAAAACAAGTAGCCGAACCTGGAGGCAATAATCGCCCTCCTTTGTGGAGTGGTGCTTTACTTTTAGAACTAGATGAATATCGCAAGTTTCGTCATTTAGAACGTCACATATACAAAATTGAGTTAAAACCAGATCGAGTAATTATTTTAGCTGAAAATGTAGAACCAGTTTTTAATAAAATTAAATCCGCAGTCGGAATATTTTTTCAGTGGTTAGAACAACAGGTAGAAATAGGGAAAGATTTAAACTAA
- a CDS encoding cyanoexosortase A system-associated protein: MINQAQWRSYFLAVASVGINAAVMYAVIIPKVGNRSVADYEFPERLQLNGGMALEQSALGQDVIKSKDRKVIKSQQRYQHIGGETKMRLDISYLVGTRGDVETYLQNYTDIAPKIIKAKIVKELDGVGYYALFSGRDRAYLSSCISPRSFSNVTQKQFSQYRYENDLRWQVGWDWLRGKASIRDRRCLWILLSTPTDTPNTQAAYQTLETVWKDVYQYWLSNFPPLTENK, encoded by the coding sequence ATGATTAATCAGGCTCAATGGCGTAGTTATTTTTTAGCTGTTGCCAGTGTTGGAATTAATGCTGCTGTTATGTATGCAGTGATTATACCTAAAGTAGGTAATCGCTCTGTGGCTGATTATGAGTTCCCTGAACGTTTGCAGCTTAATGGTGGCATGGCATTAGAGCAATCAGCTTTAGGTCAGGACGTAATAAAATCAAAAGACCGAAAAGTAATTAAATCTCAGCAAAGATATCAGCATATCGGCGGTGAGACAAAAATGCGTCTGGACATCAGCTATTTGGTTGGTACTAGAGGAGATGTAGAAACATACTTGCAGAACTATACTGACATAGCCCCAAAAATTATTAAAGCTAAGATAGTTAAAGAGTTGGATGGAGTGGGTTATTATGCTTTGTTTTCTGGTCGAGATCGCGCTTATTTGAGTAGCTGTATTAGTCCTCGCAGCTTTAGTAATGTAACTCAAAAGCAATTTTCTCAATATCGTTACGAGAATGACTTACGGTGGCAAGTAGGATGGGACTGGCTAAGAGGCAAAGCTAGTATACGCGATCGCCGTTGTCTTTGGATACTGCTCTCAACACCAACTGACACACCAAATACTCAGGCTGCTTACCAAACCCTCGAAACAGTCTGGAAAGATGTATATCAATACTGGCTATCTAATTTTCCGCCTTTAACCGAGAATAAATGA
- a CDS encoding GumC family protein: protein MSNEIIRSEIDLGALNTQEPGFSVADFKQVVYRSWKPALAVGITAFTGIFLFTALQTPEYVSESLILLESPQNQKATSVAPTNVAPASSYNSIKDLSTEIFILRSNSMVSKAVKTLKDRYQDLSIAEVVNNLAIDQAVVNKVPTDVLVANYTDTDPEKAKAVLEALGTTYVDYSLKKQRLQARNAIEFIDSQLPDAQADLDAAAKEIRTFRQVHELVDPDTSAVAAGQIQQDVAEEIEKTQIAIALNQKQTQELNRQMRELGQDSDTMVASSVLGQDGVYQDLASQLRDIETQYNLGKVDFNDNYHVMANLKEKRKELKKLLQERANQVLGKSVSPQVLERIVLAPSYTDIQPSTSSTTNAPANSQSQPSSATNTGNAPSSSDSSSSNAPGSSNSSSTFGNLEIESGSKISSQGSTLGALASRQLELQTEAASLQSKLASLRQSKAKADNQFLNIPGLQQTFMELKRKLELKSEAYNYLLERRQELKISEAEEIAPWRILNAPFLPSKPVSPIINQCLIQALIAGGFLGVATAFILQRLDQSVKKVEEIKQITKLPLLGVIPKVAEPRIDANIHTTKKSYSYYSSFTEGLRSLAMNLRYLMADEGQIKSLVITSSTSAEGKSTISHNLSVVLAEFDLRVLLVDADLRKPKVHKLAKIPNESGLSEIITTEQSWSDHIRPSTRENLDIITAGATSPNPIALLNSGKMKQLIREWEAAYDYVIIDTPPIGVIADAKSLASEVDSILFISGIQKASRKSISNALEVLSNSQCNIAGVVANMVDPEFDYYAYSYYDSYYNQPHRNSNSDDQDNESEVKKKGLLEQFRRR, encoded by the coding sequence ATGAGTAACGAAATAATCAGATCGGAAATTGATTTAGGTGCGCTAAATACTCAAGAACCAGGCTTCTCTGTCGCCGATTTTAAACAGGTCGTCTATCGTAGCTGGAAACCTGCTTTAGCTGTGGGAATAACCGCTTTTACAGGCATATTTCTGTTTACTGCGCTACAAACTCCTGAATATGTTTCAGAGAGCTTAATTTTACTAGAAAGTCCCCAAAATCAAAAAGCCACTTCTGTTGCTCCTACTAATGTAGCTCCTGCTAGTTCATATAATTCAATCAAAGATTTATCCACAGAGATTTTTATTCTCCGTAGTAACTCGATGGTGTCAAAAGCGGTAAAAACCCTCAAAGACCGCTATCAAGATCTTTCTATAGCCGAAGTAGTAAATAACCTGGCGATCGATCAGGCGGTAGTCAATAAAGTACCAACTGACGTACTGGTTGCTAATTATACCGATACTGACCCAGAAAAAGCCAAGGCAGTTTTAGAGGCTTTAGGCACTACTTATGTAGACTATAGTTTGAAAAAGCAGCGATTACAGGCAAGGAATGCGATCGAGTTTATCGATAGCCAGCTACCTGATGCTCAAGCAGATTTAGATGCTGCTGCCAAAGAAATTCGCACCTTTAGACAGGTTCATGAATTAGTAGATCCTGATACATCTGCGGTTGCAGCAGGACAAATTCAACAAGATGTTGCCGAAGAAATCGAAAAAACCCAAATTGCGATCGCTCTTAACCAAAAACAAACTCAAGAGTTAAATCGTCAGATGAGAGAGTTGGGGCAAGATTCAGATACCATGGTAGCATCTTCGGTTTTAGGTCAAGATGGAGTTTACCAAGATTTAGCCTCCCAGTTAAGAGACATTGAAACTCAATACAATTTGGGTAAGGTTGATTTTAATGACAACTATCACGTCATGGCTAACCTGAAAGAGAAACGAAAAGAACTTAAAAAACTCCTGCAAGAAAGAGCTAATCAAGTTTTAGGTAAATCAGTTTCTCCTCAAGTATTAGAGCGGATAGTTCTTGCTCCCAGCTATACAGATATTCAACCATCTACCAGCAGCACTACTAACGCTCCTGCTAATAGTCAATCTCAACCATCATCAGCGACGAACACAGGCAACGCTCCTAGTAGTAGCGACAGCAGTTCCTCCAACGCTCCGGGCAGTAGCAATAGCAGTTCAACTTTTGGAAATCTAGAAATAGAATCAGGTTCAAAAATATCTTCTCAAGGTTCAACTTTAGGAGCATTAGCTAGTCGTCAGCTAGAGTTACAGACTGAAGCGGCTAGTCTGCAAAGTAAATTAGCAAGTCTGCGTCAGTCTAAAGCCAAGGCTGATAACCAATTTCTTAATATACCTGGGTTGCAGCAAACCTTTATGGAGTTGAAGCGTAAGCTAGAGCTAAAATCTGAGGCGTATAACTATCTTCTCGAAAGACGACAAGAGCTAAAAATTTCCGAAGCGGAGGAAATTGCCCCCTGGCGTATTCTTAATGCGCCTTTTCTACCCAGTAAACCAGTTTCGCCTATTATCAATCAATGCTTGATTCAGGCTTTGATAGCTGGAGGCTTTTTAGGAGTTGCCACGGCATTTATACTGCAACGGTTAGATCAAAGCGTTAAGAAGGTTGAAGAAATCAAGCAGATTACTAAGCTACCTTTACTGGGTGTTATTCCTAAAGTTGCTGAACCGAGAATTGATGCTAATATTCACACAACTAAAAAGTCTTACTCCTATTATTCATCTTTTACCGAAGGATTGCGCTCCTTGGCGATGAATCTACGTTATTTGATGGCGGATGAAGGTCAAATTAAATCTTTGGTGATTACGTCCTCCACCTCGGCTGAAGGCAAATCGACAATTTCTCATAATTTAAGTGTCGTTTTAGCAGAATTCGATCTGCGGGTGTTATTAGTCGATGCAGATTTACGCAAGCCAAAAGTTCATAAGCTTGCTAAAATTCCCAACGAATCTGGATTGAGTGAAATTATTACTACAGAGCAATCTTGGTCCGATCATATTCGCCCAAGCACTAGAGAAAATCTAGATATTATTACTGCTGGGGCAACTTCCCCCAATCCTATTGCTCTATTAAATTCTGGCAAAATGAAGCAGCTAATTCGCGAATGGGAAGCAGCCTATGACTACGTAATTATTGACACTCCGCCAATTGGGGTGATTGCTGATGCGAAAAGTTTAGCGAGCGAGGTTGACTCTATATTGTTTATCTCTGGTATCCAAAAAGCTAGCCGTAAGTCAATTAGTAATGCTCTAGAAGTTTTAAGCAATAGTCAGTGTAATATTGCGGGGGTAGTCGCTAATATGGTCGATCCTGAATTTGATTACTACGCTTACTCTTATTACGATTCTTACTATAATCAGCCCCACCGTAACTCCAACTCTGACGATCAAGATAATGAGTCAGAGGTTAAAAAGAAAGGGCTTTTAGAACAATTTCGTCGTCGCTAA
- a CDS encoding HpsJ-like protein, cyanoexosortase A-associated, whose amino-acid sequence MTILQNQERQVFSSGILRLVGYGLLVMAIIDVLFLVIPPQLMNPLWEFQTVGAIVERIPVTLLGIVLVYYDERGDRAPIETFILKALSWLSLVAAILLMLMIPLNISNSFRIYHQQNATVNAQYVNQKDAIQKFKEQLKAANSKDEIGAVLQQQSKEEVSIPNSVNTQKLKADIITSLQNNQDNITSQTKSFRAQKRSLLIKQCLKWNLGALIAAILFFMIWKSTGWARIKTINPED is encoded by the coding sequence ATGACTATCTTACAGAATCAAGAGAGACAAGTATTTTCTTCTGGTATTTTGCGTTTGGTTGGCTATGGCTTGTTAGTCATGGCGATCATAGATGTTTTATTTTTGGTAATTCCTCCCCAGCTAATGAATCCACTGTGGGAGTTCCAAACTGTGGGCGCAATTGTGGAAAGGATTCCCGTTACTTTGTTGGGGATAGTACTGGTTTATTATGATGAAAGAGGCGATCGCGCTCCCATTGAAACTTTTATTCTCAAGGCTTTATCTTGGCTGTCTTTAGTAGCAGCAATATTATTGATGTTGATGATTCCTCTAAATATCAGCAACAGCTTTCGGATTTATCATCAGCAAAATGCCACGGTGAATGCTCAATACGTCAATCAGAAAGACGCAATTCAAAAATTTAAAGAACAGCTTAAAGCAGCTAATTCTAAAGATGAAATTGGAGCGGTTCTTCAACAACAGTCAAAAGAAGAAGTTAGTATTCCCAATTCAGTAAATACTCAGAAGTTGAAAGCTGATATTATCACTAGTTTACAAAATAACCAAGACAACATAACCAGTCAAACAAAGTCATTTAGGGCGCAAAAACGTTCTTTGTTAATTAAACAATGTCTTAAGTGGAATCTCGGTGCTTTAATAGCAGCTATTTTATTTTTCATGATTTGGAAAAGCACGGGCTGGGCAAGAATTAAAACAATTAACCCTGAAGATTAG